One window of Candidatus Tanganyikabacteria bacterium genomic DNA carries:
- a CDS encoding class I SAM-dependent methyltransferase: MPSSSSAPGVDWESYAVSYDAVTRANPAYRALVARVETILDGLGLAASGRTADLACGTGTFTRLLLERVPAGTVFALDRSEAFLAHLSAQLGSKPALRALRFDMDTDPFPEGDLDLVISIHALCHARDPGAVLRKVHGALKPGGTFIVADIGRPLDLAAWSRYLVGELGREYARKGWGPLGALPALAFLMRHRKAAAANRAFEARQKAGLVWMHSLEEFVAALEDAGFAVHERDDREYRGIDSFAVARRPEGI; encoded by the coding sequence ATGCCCAGCAGCAGTTCGGCACCCGGTGTCGACTGGGAAAGCTACGCCGTGTCCTACGACGCGGTGACCCGGGCCAACCCGGCCTACCGGGCCCTCGTCGCGCGCGTCGAGACGATACTGGATGGCCTCGGACTCGCCGCTTCCGGGAGGACGGCCGACCTGGCTTGCGGCACCGGCACCTTCACGCGCCTCCTCTTGGAACGCGTCCCCGCGGGCACCGTCTTCGCGCTCGACAGGAGCGAAGCCTTCCTGGCGCACCTGTCGGCGCAACTCGGGTCGAAGCCGGCGCTCAGAGCGCTGCGGTTCGACATGGACACCGACCCCTTTCCCGAAGGGGATCTCGACCTGGTGATCTCGATTCACGCCCTGTGCCACGCCAGGGATCCCGGCGCCGTGCTGCGGAAGGTGCATGGCGCCCTCAAGCCGGGTGGGACCTTCATCGTCGCGGACATCGGCAGGCCGCTGGATCTGGCGGCCTGGTCGCGCTACCTCGTGGGCGAACTGGGCCGGGAGTACGCTCGCAAGGGTTGGGGGCCCCTGGGGGCTCTGCCGGCCCTGGCGTTCCTCATGCGCCACCGCAAGGCCGCGGCCGCCAACCGGGCGTTCGAGGCGCGCCAGAAGGCCGGCCTGGTATGGATGCACTCCCTGGAGGAATTCGTCGCCGCGCTCGAGGATGCCGGATTCGCGGTGCATGAGCGCGACGACCGGGAGTATCGGGGAATCGACAGCTTCGCGGTGGCT